A window from Bdellovibrionales bacterium encodes these proteins:
- a CDS encoding DUF481 domain-containing protein, which translates to MLKRSLLILSILLTTTFVHAQSAEDKQGFRGSSELGNTTTSGNTSTNSLAAKTENKYLIGKDEWTLAGRYLRNTDHDTETALSWDAGLRYDRIITESFSAFLGYKSEADPYAGYIQRDSLDLGGKYYFVKRDNFYWLGEAGYRYSKTHTYGENTYASFLRFYTEMQESIDKTSYAKVWIEYLPNLTDNKAYLVNAEASVSAVLSQMLALKVSYLAKYQNEPPPGIERTDTIFLTTLVASY; encoded by the coding sequence ATGTTGAAACGTTCGTTGCTGATTCTATCCATCCTACTGACCACCACTTTTGTTCACGCTCAGTCCGCAGAAGATAAGCAGGGCTTTCGGGGTTCTTCTGAACTCGGCAACACGACCACTAGCGGAAACACAAGCACCAACAGTCTTGCCGCAAAGACCGAGAATAAGTATTTGATCGGTAAGGATGAGTGGACTCTAGCCGGTCGCTATCTTCGTAATACTGACCACGATACTGAGACCGCTCTTTCGTGGGATGCGGGCCTTCGCTATGACCGCATCATTACCGAATCCTTCTCGGCGTTTCTAGGCTACAAGTCCGAAGCCGATCCTTACGCAGGCTATATTCAACGTGATTCCCTCGATCTCGGCGGTAAGTATTACTTCGTAAAGCGCGACAACTTTTACTGGCTTGGTGAAGCCGGTTACCGTTACTCCAAAACCCACACCTACGGTGAAAACACCTATGCCAGTTTTCTCCGCTTCTATACCGAGATGCAGGAAAGCATCGATAAGACCAGCTATGCAAAAGTTTGGATCGAGTACTTACCAAATTTGACGGATAACAAAGCTTATTTGGTGAATGCAGAGGCCTCTGTATCGGCGGTGCTGTCGCAGATGTTGGCTTTGAAGGTCAGTTATCTTGCCAAGTATCAGAACGAACCGCCGCCGGGGATAGAAAGAACAGATACAATTTTCCTGACGACCTTGGTGGCGAGCTACTAA
- a CDS encoding ABC transporter permease: MKKTFAGFLLGLVIALSLTLLAGENPFHIAGILFNSAFGSRYDLGLTLFYTTPLIFCGLSVALAFHSGLFNIGGEGQLTMATITAAAIGVFLPNVPFPVAPILALAGALTMGAFWGFIAGWLRAVRGSHEVIVTIMLNFIAAGLASWFTLRVIPNPNSQNPETALVGAGYLLKDYDLVAKFFPDTPVSAALVIAIFVAISVWVLLWKTTFGYELRTVGANPEAANRAGISEKKIRIWAMGLAGALAGFVALGEVMGSAGQFKVGFSADYGFIGIAVALLAQNNPIGVIFAAFLMGALHKGASDLDLETTTITRDFSKIIQSLIILGVASHGLWVWKARNKGKKHQS; encoded by the coding sequence GTGAAGAAGACTTTTGCAGGCTTCCTCCTCGGACTCGTGATCGCTTTGTCATTGACGTTGCTTGCGGGCGAAAATCCGTTTCATATCGCAGGCATTTTGTTTAACAGCGCTTTTGGCTCCCGTTATGATTTGGGCCTGACTTTGTTCTATACAACGCCGTTGATTTTCTGCGGTCTTTCTGTGGCTCTCGCTTTCCACTCTGGATTATTTAACATCGGTGGCGAAGGCCAGCTGACGATGGCAACGATTACTGCTGCGGCGATTGGCGTCTTCCTGCCAAACGTGCCCTTCCCTGTGGCTCCTATTCTGGCATTGGCGGGAGCTCTGACGATGGGTGCTTTCTGGGGCTTCATTGCCGGTTGGTTGCGAGCGGTTCGCGGCAGCCACGAAGTTATTGTGACTATCATGCTGAACTTCATCGCCGCAGGTCTTGCAAGCTGGTTCACCTTGCGTGTGATTCCAAATCCGAATTCACAAAATCCTGAGACGGCTCTTGTCGGTGCCGGTTATCTTTTAAAAGACTACGATTTGGTGGCGAAGTTCTTCCCGGATACTCCGGTGAGTGCCGCCCTGGTGATTGCGATTTTTGTCGCCATCAGCGTGTGGGTGCTTTTGTGGAAAACGACTTTTGGTTATGAGCTCCGCACTGTGGGCGCAAATCCTGAAGCCGCTAACCGCGCCGGGATCTCTGAAAAGAAAATCCGCATCTGGGCGATGGGCCTTGCCGGCGCGCTGGCGGGCTTTGTGGCTCTGGGTGAAGTGATGGGAAGTGCGGGCCAGTTTAAAGTCGGCTTCTCTGCCGATTATGGTTTTATCGGGATTGCTGTGGCGTTGCTTGCTCAGAACAATCCGATCGGCGTTATTTTCGCCGCCTTCTTGATGGGCGCTCTTCACAAAGGGGCTTCCGACCTGGATCTTGAAACAACAACGATCACTCGTGATTTTTCTAAAATCATTCAGAGCTTGATCATTCTTGGCGTGGCTTCACATGGCTTGTGGGTCTGGAAAGCACGCAACAAGGGAAAGAAGCACCAGTCATGA
- a CDS encoding AarF/ABC1/UbiB kinase family protein, translating into MSFEELGPTFVKLGQVLASRPDLIPEEYTTEFEKLHDRVQSIPFEVVEGVLKEEFGNSLYQKFSFIDPNPLGAASIAQAHLAKLATGETVVIKVQRPGIIQTINDDLNVLYMLSELLTAYVPETRAYNPTGIVDEFFKTLELETNFIVEANNIRRFSENFAAHDDIKIPKVYMDLTTERVLTLEALEGIPLSQENALNQEGINAQELIRKGLRAYMKMVFADGLFHGDLHAGNFFVLPNNQIGLIDFGVVGRLNNKTQAAVANMLLALSREDYDRLAYEYVDLAPFTDKVNVDLFAKDLRELIAPYYGLTLKNVNLGRILMSSSSIAARHHLTLPTELMLFFKSIVSIEGIGRRIIPDFDFLKYAIEVANELVKHQVDPNKMMGEMAQVLRESKNFIHALPRQANFLLRKINSPAHAFRLNVPQVDDLKRSIEVSFNLLFLGVIIAALIVSASYIFTQPTENHINGMPTMSFVQYMFALGLGIVAFFNYIKK; encoded by the coding sequence ATGAGCTTCGAAGAACTAGGGCCCACTTTTGTAAAGCTGGGTCAGGTTCTTGCTTCTCGTCCCGATCTTATTCCTGAAGAATACACGACCGAATTCGAAAAACTCCATGACCGCGTTCAAAGCATTCCGTTTGAAGTGGTCGAAGGCGTTTTGAAAGAAGAATTCGGTAATTCGCTTTATCAAAAGTTTTCATTTATTGATCCAAATCCCCTCGGCGCTGCGAGTATCGCTCAAGCTCATTTGGCGAAACTTGCAACCGGCGAAACCGTTGTCATAAAGGTGCAACGTCCTGGAATTATTCAAACCATCAATGATGATCTGAATGTTCTTTATATGTTGTCGGAGCTGCTGACGGCTTATGTGCCCGAGACACGCGCTTACAATCCGACGGGGATTGTCGATGAGTTCTTTAAAACTCTCGAGCTTGAAACCAATTTCATCGTTGAAGCGAACAATATCCGCCGTTTCTCTGAAAATTTTGCGGCCCACGATGATATTAAGATTCCAAAAGTTTACATGGACCTCACCACCGAGCGTGTTCTGACTTTGGAAGCCCTCGAAGGGATTCCGCTTAGTCAAGAAAATGCATTGAACCAAGAAGGTATCAACGCTCAAGAACTCATTCGTAAAGGTCTTCGCGCCTACATGAAGATGGTTTTTGCTGACGGTCTTTTCCATGGGGATCTGCATGCCGGCAACTTCTTTGTCCTTCCGAACAATCAAATTGGTTTGATTGATTTTGGCGTTGTCGGCCGCTTGAACAATAAAACTCAGGCTGCGGTTGCGAACATGCTTCTGGCACTTTCCCGTGAAGATTATGACCGCTTGGCTTATGAGTACGTAGATCTTGCGCCGTTTACCGACAAAGTGAATGTGGACCTGTTTGCCAAGGATTTGCGTGAGCTGATTGCACCTTACTATGGACTGACTTTGAAGAACGTCAACCTTGGACGTATTTTGATGTCCTCTTCTTCGATTGCAGCTCGTCACCACCTGACTCTGCCGACAGAATTGATGCTGTTCTTTAAATCGATAGTTTCAATCGAAGGTATCGGCCGCCGTATCATTCCGGATTTTGATTTCCTGAAGTATGCCATCGAAGTCGCCAACGAACTCGTTAAGCATCAGGTGGATCCAAACAAGATGATGGGGGAAATGGCTCAGGTTCTGCGCGAATCGAAGAACTTCATTCACGCACTGCCTCGCCAAGCCAACTTCTTGTTGAGAAAAATCAATAGCCCGGCCCATGCCTTTCGTTTGAACGTACCTCAGGTTGATGATCTGAAGCGCTCGATTGAGGTTTCTTTCAATTTGCTCTTTTTGGGCGTGATTATCGCCGCATTGATCGTCAGTGCTTCTTATATTTTTACTCAACCCACAGAAAATCACATCAACGGCATGCCGACGATGAGCTTTGTTCAGTATATGTTTGCCCTCGGACTCGGAATCGTCGCATTTTTTAACTATATTAAAAAGTAG
- a CDS encoding ABC transporter permease, giving the protein MSDTLLVLLSLLLAGLRMATPMIFASMGGLMSERSGVVNIALEGFMLTGAFAAAVVAYYSHSAWAGWGMALVAGCLIGALYAFFVIELKADQIVTGTAINILTVGVMPFLTKILFNSTGSTPGLALEDRFSFEPTVMAFVLVAGVTYWFYQTHSGLWLQFAGEHPEALSSAGVSVRKVRWFSVITSGALAAMGGASLSTFLASSYSPMMTGGRGFMALAALIFGRWKPLPALAACLFFGLTDALQIRLQGVAIDGVEVPVQFIQILPYVVTIIALAGFFGKSEAPKALGKVL; this is encoded by the coding sequence ATGAGTGATACTTTACTAGTTCTTCTTTCTTTGCTGTTAGCGGGCCTTCGTATGGCAACTCCGATGATCTTTGCCTCTATGGGCGGCTTGATGAGTGAACGCTCTGGCGTTGTGAACATCGCGCTTGAAGGCTTTATGCTGACCGGCGCTTTTGCCGCGGCAGTTGTTGCTTATTATTCCCATTCTGCGTGGGCCGGCTGGGGCATGGCTTTAGTCGCCGGCTGTTTGATCGGCGCGCTGTATGCATTCTTTGTCATTGAGCTAAAAGCGGATCAAATCGTCACGGGAACGGCGATTAACATCCTCACTGTCGGAGTGATGCCGTTCTTAACGAAGATTCTTTTTAATTCGACAGGTTCGACTCCGGGGCTTGCACTCGAAGATCGTTTTAGCTTTGAGCCGACAGTGATGGCCTTCGTCCTCGTTGCAGGTGTGACTTACTGGTTCTATCAAACGCACTCAGGATTGTGGCTGCAGTTCGCGGGCGAACACCCTGAAGCCCTTTCTTCTGCCGGTGTCAGCGTTCGCAAAGTCCGTTGGTTCAGCGTCATCACCAGCGGCGCTTTAGCTGCCATGGGTGGTGCGAGTTTATCTACATTTTTGGCGTCTTCTTATTCTCCGATGATGACCGGTGGCCGTGGCTTTATGGCACTGGCCGCTTTGATCTTTGGCCGCTGGAAACCACTGCCGGCACTGGCAGCGTGTTTGTTCTTTGGTCTGACGGATGCTTTGCAAATTCGTTTGCAAGGGGTTGCGATCGACGGCGTGGAAGTGCCGGTTCAGTTTATTCAGATTTTACCTTATGTTGTGACAATCATTGCGCTTGCGGGCTTCTTTGGCAAAAGTGAGGCTCCTAAAGCATTAGGAAAGGTGTTGTGA
- a CDS encoding LysR family transcriptional regulator yields the protein MQQLYYELSVLAKAIHFKNLSAAAIHVGLSQPQLSRIIARIEDEFKVILLDRSAKRKSSWTPIAFEMAGIFDRSIRRLGTELQGLSQNNAVAEIHIGTLEGMADFAIDTSKVCFEDVGIKKISLDIYDLNELDSNFLAGNLDMIFTSKIPGRQKFRYLLEIGSQVLEKISSNKKFGVFSTFEFGRSQKKELEGFEHLFISNSLAVRKAWLENVGGVGYVPSETRKGKVKEHEPVFLIGSELLSPILWEKLESALSKN from the coding sequence ATGCAGCAGCTTTATTACGAACTCAGCGTTTTAGCCAAAGCGATTCACTTTAAAAATCTTTCAGCGGCTGCGATTCACGTTGGATTAAGCCAGCCACAGCTGTCACGTATTATCGCTCGCATTGAGGATGAGTTTAAAGTCATTCTTCTTGATCGTTCGGCAAAAAGAAAATCCAGCTGGACGCCAATTGCTTTTGAAATGGCCGGCATTTTTGACCGCTCCATTCGCCGCCTTGGGACGGAACTTCAGGGGCTGAGCCAGAATAACGCTGTGGCAGAGATTCACATTGGCACTCTCGAAGGGATGGCGGACTTTGCCATCGATACTTCAAAGGTTTGCTTTGAAGATGTCGGTATTAAGAAGATCAGCCTTGATATTTATGACCTCAATGAGCTGGATTCAAATTTCTTGGCTGGCAACTTGGATATGATTTTTACTTCAAAAATCCCGGGCCGTCAGAAATTCCGCTATTTGCTTGAAATCGGCTCTCAGGTCCTTGAGAAAATCAGCAGTAATAAAAAATTCGGCGTGTTCTCGACATTTGAGTTCGGCCGTTCACAAAAGAAAGAGCTCGAAGGCTTTGAGCACCTTTTTATTTCAAACTCGCTCGCGGTTCGTAAAGCGTGGCTTGAAAATGTCGGCGGGGTTGGGTATGTCCCCTCAGAGACTCGCAAAGGCAAAGTGAAAGAACACGAACCGGTCTTCTTGATTGGTTCAGAACTGTTAAGTCCCATACTCTGGGAAAAGCTTGAGTCCGCTCTTTCTAAGAACTAA
- a CDS encoding cryptochrome/photolyase family protein, translating to MMNASKSLFLIQADQLFHPRYLKDHRNDLFLMVEDRAQLTAYKYHKHRQVFYISAMRHYAHELKHLDFNLVYMELPETNGLSYEKVVSRVLKESGLQKITSFEIEDKELEKRLQTFCRQNGYELEVKTTPLFLNTRTDFKNYLEKNVRPSMKSFYEEQRRKFKVLMEPNGEPIGGQFRFDDEEQLKWSHANGTPKIPISVHDDIDHSVIKLVEREFPGHPGEALTSWYPVTREAAEQALDDFCKYRLPEFGPYEESLCPKEDFLFHSVLGPLLNVGLLAPDDVINKVLQHSKDNPVSLNSLESFVRKILGCREYVRGIYQNFDEFQEQSNFWKHQRLPNENWIKAKTGVPPLDDAIEKAVRLGYNHHTERLKILCNMMNLSELQPKKVYDWFMSMHVDSAVWAMGPNVYGMGLHSDGGIFSSNLPICGSNYWMKISNYKKEDWCHEVDGLFWRFIEKHYDFFEKNPRLTIMTTNLERMQSDRKEMLWKAAEAFLARNTVYP from the coding sequence ATGATGAATGCCTCTAAAAGTCTTTTTCTCATTCAAGCAGATCAGCTCTTTCACCCTCGCTATCTCAAAGACCACCGTAACGATTTGTTTCTAATGGTTGAAGACCGCGCACAGCTGACGGCCTATAAATATCACAAACACAGACAAGTCTTTTATATATCAGCGATGCGGCACTATGCCCATGAACTGAAGCATTTAGATTTTAATCTGGTCTACATGGAGCTACCGGAAACCAACGGTCTTTCCTATGAAAAAGTTGTAAGTCGTGTTCTCAAAGAAAGTGGACTGCAAAAAATAACGAGCTTTGAAATTGAAGACAAAGAGCTTGAAAAGCGCCTGCAGACATTCTGCCGCCAGAATGGTTATGAACTCGAAGTCAAAACCACTCCGTTATTTTTAAATACTCGCACAGACTTTAAAAACTACTTGGAAAAAAACGTGCGCCCATCGATGAAAAGCTTCTACGAAGAGCAGCGACGTAAGTTCAAAGTCTTGATGGAGCCCAACGGTGAACCCATTGGCGGCCAGTTCCGCTTTGATGATGAAGAACAGTTGAAGTGGTCTCACGCCAACGGCACACCGAAAATTCCTATTTCCGTTCATGACGATATCGACCACAGCGTGATCAAACTGGTTGAAAGAGAATTTCCAGGTCATCCCGGCGAAGCGTTGACCTCGTGGTATCCTGTGACTCGTGAAGCGGCCGAGCAAGCGCTGGATGACTTCTGCAAATACCGCCTGCCTGAATTCGGGCCCTATGAAGAATCGCTCTGCCCCAAGGAGGATTTTCTTTTTCACTCCGTCCTAGGACCCTTACTAAACGTCGGCCTACTGGCCCCGGACGATGTGATCAACAAGGTCTTACAACACTCAAAAGACAATCCGGTTTCGCTGAACTCCCTAGAGAGCTTCGTTAGAAAAATTCTCGGCTGCCGCGAATACGTGCGCGGGATCTATCAGAACTTTGATGAGTTTCAAGAACAAAGTAACTTCTGGAAACACCAACGCCTGCCAAATGAAAACTGGATCAAGGCAAAAACTGGAGTTCCTCCGCTGGATGATGCCATCGAGAAAGCCGTGCGCTTGGGCTACAACCACCATACGGAGCGGCTGAAAATTCTTTGTAATATGATGAACCTTTCAGAGCTACAGCCTAAAAAAGTGTATGACTGGTTCATGTCGATGCACGTCGATTCCGCGGTCTGGGCGATGGGACCTAATGTATATGGAATGGGACTTCATTCGGACGGGGGAATATTTTCAAGCAACTTGCCAATTTGCGGATCGAACTACTGGATGAAGATCAGCAATTACAAAAAAGAAGATTGGTGTCATGAAGTCGATGGACTGTTTTGGCGATTCATTGAAAAACATTATGATTTCTTTGAGAAAAACCCTCGACTCACGATTATGACGACAAACCTAGAAAGAATGCAAAGCGACCGTAAGGAGATGCTTTGGAAAGCGGCCGAAGCCTTCCTAGCCCGAAACACAGTTTATCCATAA
- the rnr gene encoding ribonuclease R yields the protein MFKKKFLQGTIKRHPDGFGFFIPDNPEHPDVYIPRSSMEGAMTSDKVMIDVTPERGGERFRGEIIRIVSRGFKQIVGAFHVINEKQAIIKDEGKGWGEDLKIALTDSMGAKEGQLVTAQILTYPEDGKKFTGRVTEIIGDAMDPMNDIKRVIAVNNIPQEFSPATLAEAKKFPAQPSEADFKGRRDLRPLNLITIDGATAKDFDDAVYVEMNDKGFLLYVAIADVSHYVRIGTSMDKDAYERGTSVYFPNFVVPMLPEALSNGLCSLNPHVPRLCLVAEMQFDFNGNTLRTDFYEGVMESKARVTYGQAQDVIDGIGDEKFNHVKENILRCADLAKILMAKRFKEGSLDLEIPETELEIDGSGVPIDIIKSERLFAHRLIEEMMLAANVAVATFLDSRNVPALYRIHEPPNEQAISVLEKYLWNFGGKTKLGTDKLQKRLTKALEEFEGKPQAQILNILTLRSMSQAKYSSNNVGHFGLGFEYYAHFTSPIRRYPDLIIHRLLKNQVMPNSGYRLMSEEDLVSAGTILSAAEQRSTKAERQVQSIKKARFMQKFVGQELEGMISSVAKFGIFVLLREYDCDGLVRTDDLGDDRFEFDEEHLRLFGKRSGKVFNIGDMVRIQVAAADPELGQVNFLLAEGDNAEKGKTADKEKAEPSLRPLFNRGDKREGQKQKFEPRRPQGRGDNRSESKRGGRPERRGAPRIEYKPERSDKEESSAPGKPKSGREFFFKGQNMSVPSSARSRKLQFADRSKLSSNEVVSDEEDFESRPPRQEIKGGPSKNRQSDRKDSQKRGKASDHRGGVRKARVSRGRRKNKAR from the coding sequence ATGTTTAAAAAGAAATTCCTCCAAGGCACGATCAAGCGACACCCAGATGGATTCGGATTCTTCATCCCTGACAATCCAGAACACCCCGATGTCTATATTCCCCGCTCTTCCATGGAAGGGGCTATGACAAGCGATAAAGTAATGATCGATGTCACTCCAGAAAGAGGCGGCGAACGCTTCCGCGGCGAAATCATCCGCATTGTCAGCCGTGGCTTCAAGCAAATCGTCGGTGCTTTTCATGTCATTAATGAGAAACAAGCCATTATTAAAGATGAGGGCAAGGGCTGGGGCGAAGATCTCAAGATCGCGCTCACAGATTCTATGGGAGCTAAAGAAGGCCAGCTCGTCACTGCACAGATCCTCACCTATCCAGAAGATGGCAAGAAATTCACCGGCAGAGTCACTGAAATTATCGGCGACGCAATGGATCCGATGAATGACATTAAACGGGTGATTGCCGTCAATAATATCCCGCAAGAGTTTTCACCCGCGACTTTGGCTGAAGCGAAAAAATTTCCAGCGCAACCGAGCGAAGCTGATTTCAAAGGACGCCGCGATTTGCGCCCGCTCAATTTGATTACGATCGACGGCGCTACTGCAAAAGACTTCGACGATGCCGTTTACGTAGAGATGAACGATAAAGGCTTCCTACTATATGTTGCGATTGCAGATGTGAGCCATTACGTCCGTATCGGCACATCTATGGATAAAGATGCTTATGAGCGTGGGACGTCCGTTTACTTCCCGAATTTCGTGGTGCCGATGTTGCCGGAAGCTCTCAGCAATGGACTTTGTTCTCTGAATCCGCATGTTCCAAGACTTTGCCTCGTAGCTGAAATGCAGTTTGATTTCAATGGCAACACACTTCGCACGGACTTTTATGAAGGTGTCATGGAAAGCAAAGCGCGCGTCACCTACGGGCAAGCGCAAGACGTGATCGACGGTATCGGCGACGAGAAATTCAATCACGTTAAAGAAAACATTCTTCGTTGCGCGGATCTCGCAAAAATTCTGATGGCAAAACGTTTCAAAGAAGGCTCGTTGGATCTTGAGATTCCAGAGACAGAACTTGAAATCGACGGCTCCGGCGTACCGATTGATATCATCAAATCAGAGCGCTTGTTTGCTCACCGCTTGATTGAAGAAATGATGTTGGCGGCAAACGTTGCTGTCGCGACGTTCCTCGATAGCCGTAATGTCCCCGCTTTGTACCGTATTCATGAACCACCGAATGAACAAGCCATCAGCGTTCTCGAGAAATATCTTTGGAACTTCGGCGGCAAAACAAAACTCGGTACAGATAAGCTGCAAAAACGTCTGACCAAAGCCCTCGAAGAATTCGAAGGCAAACCTCAGGCACAAATTCTGAATATTCTGACTTTACGTTCAATGAGCCAAGCAAAGTACAGTTCAAATAACGTCGGCCACTTTGGTCTCGGCTTTGAATACTATGCGCACTTTACATCGCCCATCCGCCGTTATCCGGATTTGATTATCCATCGCCTGCTGAAAAATCAGGTAATGCCGAACTCCGGTTACCGCCTGATGAGCGAAGAAGATCTTGTTTCAGCAGGAACGATCTTGTCAGCAGCCGAACAGCGCTCAACAAAAGCTGAACGTCAGGTTCAATCGATTAAAAAAGCCCGCTTCATGCAGAAGTTTGTCGGCCAAGAGCTCGAAGGTATGATCAGCTCGGTCGCGAAGTTCGGTATTTTTGTTCTATTGCGTGAATATGATTGTGACGGCCTTGTTCGCACGGATGATTTGGGCGACGATCGCTTTGAATTCGATGAAGAGCATTTACGCCTCTTCGGAAAACGCAGTGGCAAGGTCTTTAATATCGGCGATATGGTTCGTATTCAGGTGGCGGCAGCAGATCCTGAACTGGGCCAAGTAAACTTCTTGCTCGCGGAGGGCGATAATGCTGAAAAAGGCAAAACCGCCGACAAAGAGAAAGCGGAGCCAAGTCTTCGTCCCCTCTTCAACCGTGGTGATAAGCGCGAAGGGCAGAAACAGAAATTCGAGCCTCGTCGTCCACAAGGTCGTGGCGATAATCGCTCTGAATCAAAACGCGGTGGCCGCCCAGAACGCCGTGGAGCTCCAAGAATAGAGTACAAGCCCGAACGTTCAGATAAAGAAGAAAGCTCTGCGCCTGGAAAACCAAAATCTGGCCGCGAGTTCTTCTTTAAAGGGCAAAACATGTCAGTTCCTTCGTCGGCCCGCTCTCGTAAATTGCAGTTTGCCGATCGTTCAAAACTAAGTTCTAATGAAGTGGTCAGCGACGAGGAAGATTTTGAATCAAGACCTCCTCGTCAGGAGATCAAGGGTGGCCCTTCTAAAAACAGGCAGTCAGATCGGAAAGACTCTCAAAAACGCGGCAAGGCTTCGGATCATCGTGGGGGTGTTCGCAAGGCACGGGTTTCACGGGGTCGCCGAAAAAATAAAGCTCGGTAA
- a CDS encoding flagellin FliC — translation MGMRITTNVAALNAQKNLGNTQRSMNTSMARLSSGMRINQAADDAAGLAISENLRAQIRGMRQANRNANDGISLVQVAEGSLNEVSNMLIRLRELGVQAASDTIGDTERKFLDVEYQQLKSEIQRVTESTNFNGYDLLNGTGGIIDIQVGTHNDPFKDRISFNAAAANASLDALGLTAESAATKEGAQLSLDVVDNALISVNAIRANFGAMQNRLTSTSNNLLVADENLSAANSRIRDTDVAAETSEMTRNNILLQAGVSVLGQANNSQQIALKLLG, via the coding sequence ATGGGTATGAGAATTACTACGAACGTCGCTGCGCTGAATGCCCAAAAGAATCTGGGCAACACGCAAAGATCGATGAATACTTCGATGGCAAGATTGTCATCAGGTATGAGGATCAACCAAGCGGCAGACGATGCTGCTGGACTTGCGATCTCTGAAAACCTCAGAGCGCAAATCCGCGGTATGCGCCAAGCCAATCGAAATGCCAACGATGGTATTTCCCTTGTGCAGGTAGCAGAGGGCAGTTTGAATGAAGTTTCAAATATGCTCATCCGTCTGAGAGAATTGGGAGTCCAGGCCGCTTCTGATACGATCGGCGATACGGAAAGAAAATTCTTGGACGTGGAGTATCAGCAGTTAAAATCTGAGATTCAACGTGTGACGGAATCAACGAACTTCAACGGTTATGATCTCTTGAACGGAACCGGTGGAATTATCGACATCCAAGTCGGTACTCACAACGATCCATTCAAAGACCGCATCTCTTTCAACGCGGCGGCAGCAAATGCCTCACTCGATGCCTTGGGACTCACGGCGGAAAGTGCTGCGACGAAAGAAGGAGCGCAATTGAGCTTGGACGTTGTCGATAACGCCTTGATCTCAGTGAATGCGATCCGGGCGAATTTCGGCGCCATGCAAAACCGTCTGACATCGACTTCTAACAACTTGTTAGTCGCTGATGAGAACTTGTCTGCTGCAAACTCTCGTATCCGTGATACGGATGTTGCTGCCGAGACTTCTGAGATGACAAGAAATAATATCTTGTTGCAAGCAGGTGTCTCAGTATTAGGACAAGCAAACAACTCACAGCAAATTGCCTTAAAGTTGTTGGGCTAA